A genomic region of Arachis hypogaea cultivar Tifrunner chromosome 5, arahy.Tifrunner.gnm2.J5K5, whole genome shotgun sequence contains the following coding sequences:
- the LOC112800803 gene encoding protein SMALL AUXIN UP-REGULATED RNA 12 yields the protein MSNRKSNKVAQAVVLKQILKRCSSFGMKHNNNEEGLPDDVPKGHFAVYVGENRSRYIVPISWLAHPRFQILLQRAEEEFGFNHDMGLTIPCDEVAFESLTSIIRY from the coding sequence ATGTCAAACAGAAAATCCAATAAGGTTGCACAAGCGGTTGTTCTGAAGCAGATTCTGAAGAGGTGTTCAAGTTTTGGAATGAAGCATAATAATAATGAAGAGGGTCTCCCTGATGATGTACCAAAAGGTCATTTTGCAGTGTATGTTGGTGAGAACAGAAGCAGGTACATTGTTCCAATATCATGGCTTGCTCATCCACGGTTTCAAATTCTTCTCCAAAGAGCTGAAGAGGAGTTTGGTTTCAATCATGACATGGGACTCACCATTCCCTGTGATGAAGTTGCTTTTGAGTCCTTAACCTCAATTATCAGATATTAA